In a genomic window of Kineococcus endophyticus:
- a CDS encoding GNAT family N-acetyltransferase produces MDLHVTEHRQLTAVQKLAHDWQALHDAAGEANPFTGPDWALTWLDHFAGDPRHEPLVLEVRDGDRLVGIAPLYRRSVLRGLATLVQPIGTGSLWIGPFEQPALLTDPTCARDVARAVVGHLCADPTGWDVAQFALGENVPWFEPEWLPDWSFTLLQRRTRPSAVLRLEGVDNVYAGRRNLKESLRRARNRLTRDVGADGWSVRRVTDPALLPAAFDRLVALHGERSQLRDGRPVHADIYADPRVLGYLRDVVTRAGEHGGASVYELLVGETVEASQLVLHTRSASYSSTSGVSERAWPYSAVTYLLSLAVKDAQEAGHRVLNLSTGPNQAKLRWTDEVRTSTEFAVVGPRRRSKALTLALDAHAVLAGFAEARRAHRVRLTPGKP; encoded by the coding sequence ATGGACCTGCACGTCACCGAGCACCGGCAGCTCACCGCGGTGCAGAAGCTCGCCCACGACTGGCAGGCGCTGCACGACGCCGCCGGCGAGGCCAACCCCTTCACCGGACCCGACTGGGCGCTCACCTGGCTGGACCACTTCGCCGGTGACCCCCGCCACGAACCGCTCGTGCTCGAGGTCCGCGACGGCGACCGCCTCGTGGGCATCGCCCCGCTGTACCGCCGCTCGGTGCTGCGCGGCCTGGCGACGCTCGTGCAACCCATCGGCACCGGCAGCCTGTGGATCGGGCCGTTCGAGCAGCCCGCCCTGCTGACCGACCCGACGTGCGCCCGCGACGTCGCGCGCGCCGTCGTCGGCCACCTCTGCGCCGACCCCACGGGCTGGGACGTGGCGCAGTTCGCGCTCGGCGAGAACGTCCCGTGGTTCGAGCCGGAGTGGCTGCCCGACTGGTCCTTCACCCTCCTGCAGCGGCGCACCCGGCCGTCGGCGGTGCTGCGGCTTGAAGGCGTCGACAACGTCTACGCCGGCCGCCGGAACCTCAAGGAGTCGTTGCGGCGCGCCCGGAACCGGCTCACGCGCGACGTCGGTGCCGACGGCTGGTCCGTGCGCCGGGTCACCGACCCCGCGCTCCTGCCCGCCGCGTTCGACCGGCTCGTCGCCCTGCACGGGGAGCGCTCGCAACTGCGCGACGGCCGCCCCGTGCACGCCGACATCTACGCCGACCCGCGCGTGCTCGGTTACCTGCGCGACGTCGTGACCCGCGCCGGGGAGCACGGCGGCGCGAGCGTCTACGAACTGCTCGTCGGCGAGACCGTCGAGGCGAGCCAACTCGTCCTGCACACCCGCTCGGCCAGCTACTCCTCGACGTCCGGGGTGTCCGAACGCGCGTGGCCGTACTCGGCCGTGACCTACCTGCTGTCCCTCGCCGTGAAGGACGCGCAGGAAGCCGGGCACCGGGTGCTGAACCTGTCGACGGGCCCCAACCAGGCCAAGCTCCGGTGGACCGACGAGGTGCGCACCTCCACGGAGTTCGCCGTCGTCGGGCCGCGCCGCCGGTCCAAGGCGCTGACGCTCGCCCTCGACGCGCACGCCGTCCTCGCCGGGTTCGCCGAGGCGCGGCGAGCGCACCGGGTCCGGCTCACTCCCGGGAAGCCTTGA
- a CDS encoding ABC transporter permease encodes MSVLDAGAAPAAADRAPTRRPRSRWWLGAVVPVALVVAWWVTTAAGLFLPSQLPSPADVLTAAQQLSATGALQLNIAISVQRVLVGFACGAVAGLVVGGLTGSSATAYRLLSPTLGALRAVPSLAWVPLLGLWIGLGEPPKITLVAIGAFFPVYTTVVSSLTHLDPALVEVGRAYGRRGLGLFTSVLLPATAPALLSGLRLGLAQSWLFLVAAELISSSIGLGYQMTNGQNTSRTDQVFLAIILLALLGKATDLVLGVVENRVKASRE; translated from the coding sequence GTGAGCGTGCTGGACGCTGGTGCTGCGCCGGCGGCGGCGGACCGCGCCCCGACCCGGCGGCCGCGGTCGCGCTGGTGGCTGGGAGCCGTCGTCCCCGTCGCGCTCGTCGTGGCCTGGTGGGTCACGACGGCCGCCGGGTTGTTCCTGCCGAGCCAACTTCCCTCCCCGGCCGACGTCCTCACCGCCGCACAGCAGCTGTCGGCGACCGGCGCGCTGCAGCTGAACATCGCGATCAGCGTCCAGCGCGTGCTCGTCGGGTTCGCCTGCGGCGCGGTGGCGGGGCTCGTCGTCGGTGGTCTGACGGGGTCCTCCGCGACGGCCTACCGCCTGCTGTCCCCCACGCTCGGCGCCCTGCGCGCCGTGCCGTCCCTGGCCTGGGTCCCGTTGCTGGGGCTGTGGATCGGGCTCGGCGAACCCCCGAAGATCACCCTCGTCGCGATCGGGGCGTTCTTCCCCGTCTACACGACGGTCGTCTCCTCCCTCACCCACCTCGACCCCGCGCTCGTCGAGGTCGGCCGCGCCTACGGCCGGCGCGGGCTGGGCCTCTTCACGTCGGTCCTGCTGCCCGCCACCGCCCCGGCCCTGCTGTCGGGGTTGCGGCTCGGGCTCGCTCAGAGCTGGCTGTTCCTCGTCGCCGCCGAACTGATCTCGTCCTCCATCGGCCTCGGCTACCAGATGACGAACGGGCAGAACACCTCCCGCACCGACCAGGTGTTCCTGGCGATCATCCTGCTGGCGCTCCTGGGCAAGGCGACCGACCTGGTCCTCGGCGTCGTGGAGAACCGGGTCAAGGCTTCCCGGGAGTGA
- a CDS encoding hemolysin family protein, giving the protein MTDNPLVVIVATVVIVAASAFFVAVEFALLGAKRHRLEEAAGTVSGRAALRSSHELTVLLAGSQLGITACVLLLGAISKPAVHHWLTPLFESAGLPLVAADVLGFVLALFVVTFIHLVVGEMAPKSWAIAHPERSALLLAVPMRGFMWVFRPVLKLLNSAANVLVRKVGATPTEEVVVGHSPDSLRHLLEHSTNVGALDAKFSAQLSGALDLQRLTVRDLLRPGATPASVPAGATVEQVRDLSRSTGHLRILVGSTDDLHGIVHVRDTLTEPDEAPTAEFVRPVFTLDGGTTLHVALTRMRETSNHLAVVTDEGRVEGVVTLSDVLRRLFPAPAPA; this is encoded by the coding sequence ATGACTGACAACCCCCTCGTCGTCATCGTCGCGACGGTCGTCATCGTCGCGGCGAGCGCGTTCTTCGTGGCCGTCGAGTTCGCCCTGCTGGGCGCCAAGCGGCACCGCCTCGAGGAGGCCGCGGGCACCGTCTCCGGCCGCGCCGCGCTGCGCAGCTCCCACGAGCTGACCGTCCTGCTGGCCGGGTCCCAGCTCGGGATCACCGCCTGCGTCCTGCTGCTGGGGGCCATCAGCAAACCGGCCGTCCACCACTGGCTGACCCCGCTGTTCGAGTCCGCCGGGCTGCCGCTCGTGGCGGCCGACGTCCTCGGGTTCGTCCTGGCGTTGTTCGTCGTGACGTTCATCCACCTCGTCGTGGGGGAGATGGCGCCGAAGTCGTGGGCGATCGCCCACCCCGAGCGGTCGGCCCTGCTGCTGGCCGTCCCCATGCGCGGTTTCATGTGGGTGTTCCGCCCCGTCCTGAAGCTGCTCAACTCCGCGGCCAACGTCCTGGTGCGCAAGGTCGGCGCGACCCCCACCGAGGAGGTCGTCGTCGGGCACAGCCCGGACTCGCTGCGGCACCTGCTCGAGCACTCCACGAACGTCGGGGCGCTCGACGCGAAGTTCTCCGCCCAGCTCTCGGGGGCGCTGGACCTGCAACGGCTCACGGTGCGGGACCTGCTGCGCCCCGGCGCGACCCCGGCGAGCGTGCCGGCGGGCGCGACGGTGGAGCAGGTGCGGGACCTGTCCCGCAGCACCGGCCACCTGCGGATCCTCGTGGGCTCGACCGACGACCTGCACGGGATCGTCCACGTCCGGGACACCCTCACCGAACCGGACGAGGCGCCGACGGCGGAGTTCGTGCGGCCCGTGTTCACGCTCGACGGCGGCACCACGCTGCACGTCGCGCTGACGCGCATGCGGGAGACGAGCAACCACCTCGCGGTCGTGACCGACGAGGGACGGGTCGAGGGTGTCGTGACCCTGTCCGACGTCCTGCGCCGGCTGTTCCCCGCACCCGCGCCCGCCTGA
- a CDS encoding YqjF family protein yields MIDRLPSPEAVALTGPVMMHQHWDDLAFLHWAVDPERIAPFMPPGVRPDVLDGATYVGLIPFTLRGAGPGRRVSVPYAGTFLETNVRFYSVDDEGRRGVVFASLDASRLAVVLGAQLAFGLPYRWSHMRHAIRVQEGARELLWTCRTREGVTSRVAVREGGTAVDDLGVFLTSRFGLHAEHLGRTWWIANEHERWPLRSAELLELDDGLVAAAGVQVSGAPDHVAFARRVTTRFALPRPV; encoded by the coding sequence GTGATCGACCGCCTGCCCTCGCCCGAGGCCGTCGCCCTCACGGGGCCGGTGATGATGCACCAGCACTGGGACGACCTGGCCTTCCTGCACTGGGCCGTCGACCCCGAGCGCATAGCCCCGTTCATGCCCCCCGGGGTGCGCCCCGACGTGCTGGACGGCGCCACCTACGTGGGGCTCATCCCCTTCACCCTCCGCGGCGCCGGGCCGGGCCGGCGGGTCAGCGTGCCGTACGCGGGGACGTTCCTGGAGACGAACGTCCGCTTCTACTCCGTCGACGACGAGGGCCGGCGCGGCGTCGTCTTCGCGAGCCTGGACGCGAGCCGGCTCGCGGTCGTGCTGGGCGCGCAGCTGGCGTTCGGGCTGCCCTACCGGTGGTCGCACATGCGCCACGCGATCCGCGTGCAGGAGGGCGCGCGGGAACTGCTGTGGACGTGCCGGACGCGGGAGGGCGTGACCAGCCGCGTCGCCGTCCGCGAGGGCGGCACGGCGGTCGACGACCTGGGCGTGTTCCTCACGTCGCGCTTCGGCCTGCACGCCGAGCACCTCGGCCGGACCTGGTGGATCGCGAACGAGCACGAGCGGTGGCCGCTGCGGTCGGCGGAACTGCTGGAGCTCGACGACGGTCTCGTGGCGGCCGCGGGGGTCCAGGTCAGCGGCGCGCCCGACCACGTCGCGTTCGCCCGCCGCGTCACGACGCGGTTCGCCCTGCCCCGACCGGTCTGA
- a CDS encoding flavin-containing monooxygenase, with protein MRIAVVGAGPSGLVTAAVLTQFGHEVTVLEKAPDLGGVWSSTRRYPDVSTQDDRVSYAFSDVPMPADFPLHPTGNHVRAYLEHYADVKGVRDRVRLGATVERAVPAGDGWSVQVRDAQGVSLLDVDWLVLANGVFSTPHVPDWPGRDVFDATGGQVVEPTQLGDGAVLAGRDVVVVGWGKTACDVAVAASRTARSTTVVARAVRWKVPKRIAGSLTFRHLLLTRLGEHLMAPERTTRFQTLLATVDAPVRRAVLWSLAQRIARRTGARGVGLLPDTPLPYADSLVTDGFFEAVRSGRITVRRERSITALGAGDVQLSDGSRVPADVVVAATGFDQDLSPLDASVRERLLDADGVMALHRRILPADVPRLAFAGWGNTYRSPLSAEVGAVWLAGHLAGVVPAPRRDEVQRTGHRFHLTHRQAAAHRQQQVPSGSFAVLDQMLDDLGLPLPAAVRRGQWTTPLTPASYAYLVPALRARMGAVTERASVTAH; from the coding sequence ATGAGGATCGCTGTCGTGGGCGCCGGGCCGTCCGGCCTGGTCACCGCCGCCGTGCTGACGCAGTTCGGCCACGAGGTCACCGTGCTGGAGAAGGCGCCCGACCTCGGCGGCGTGTGGAGCTCGACCCGGCGCTACCCCGACGTGTCGACCCAGGACGACCGCGTCTCCTACGCGTTCTCGGACGTGCCCATGCCCGCGGACTTCCCCCTGCACCCCACCGGGAACCACGTCCGCGCCTACCTCGAGCACTACGCCGACGTGAAGGGCGTCCGTGACCGCGTCCGCCTCGGTGCGACGGTCGAACGCGCCGTCCCCGCCGGCGACGGCTGGTCCGTGCAGGTCCGCGACGCGCAGGGCGTCTCCCTCCTGGACGTCGACTGGCTCGTGCTCGCGAACGGCGTGTTCTCGACCCCGCACGTGCCGGACTGGCCGGGCCGCGACGTGTTCGACGCCACCGGTGGGCAGGTCGTCGAACCCACCCAGCTCGGCGACGGTGCCGTCCTCGCGGGGCGCGACGTCGTCGTCGTGGGCTGGGGCAAAACCGCGTGCGACGTCGCCGTCGCCGCGTCGCGGACGGCGCGCTCGACGACCGTCGTGGCCCGGGCCGTCCGGTGGAAGGTCCCCAAGCGCATCGCCGGATCGTTGACGTTCCGCCACCTGCTCCTGACCCGCCTCGGGGAACACCTGATGGCCCCGGAACGGACGACCCGCTTCCAGACCCTGCTCGCCACCGTCGACGCTCCGGTGCGGCGCGCGGTGCTCTGGTCCCTGGCCCAGCGGATCGCCCGCCGCACGGGTGCGCGCGGAGTCGGTCTGCTGCCCGACACGCCCCTGCCCTACGCGGACAGCCTCGTCACGGACGGGTTCTTCGAGGCGGTCCGCAGCGGTCGCATCACCGTCCGCCGCGAACGGTCGATCACCGCGCTGGGTGCGGGGGACGTGCAGTTGTCCGACGGGTCGCGCGTGCCGGCGGACGTCGTGGTCGCCGCGACGGGTTTCGACCAGGACCTCTCCCCGCTGGACGCGTCCGTGCGTGAACGCCTGCTGGACGCCGACGGCGTCATGGCGCTGCACCGGCGGATCCTGCCGGCCGACGTCCCCCGCCTGGCGTTCGCCGGATGGGGCAACACCTACCGCAGCCCCCTGTCGGCGGAGGTGGGCGCGGTGTGGCTCGCCGGCCACCTGGCGGGCGTGGTGCCCGCTCCGCGCCGGGACGAGGTGCAGCGCACGGGCCACCGGTTCCACCTGACCCACCGGCAGGCCGCCGCCCACCGGCAGCAGCAGGTACCGAGCGGATCGTTCGCTGTGCTCGACCAGATGCTCGACGACCTCGGTCTGCCGCTGCCCGCCGCCGTGCGACGCGGTCAGTGGACGACACCCCTGACCCCGGCGAGCTACGCGTACCTCGTGCCCGCGCTGCGGGCGCGGATGGGCGCGGTGACGGAGCGAGCGTCGGTCACCGCCCACTGA
- a CDS encoding hemolysin family protein: MTDVLALLLGVVVVLAITAATAYFVAQEFAYMSVDRSGLGARAESGDPGAGRALAVTRRTSFMLSGAQLGITVTGLLVGYVAEPLIGESLGSLLGGVGIPSGVGIAVGGVVALVFSTFVQMLFGELFPKNLAIAKPEPVATWLSRSTLAYLKAFGWLIWFFDQSSNALLRALKIEPVHDVEHAATPKDLEAIVEESRESGDLPDDLAVLLDRILDFPQQDVEHAMIPRSRVDTVDESADLGLVRALMAVGHSRYPVLAAGSGDVLGVVHLADLLATQEEDSAPVTRIMRPALVVSTLTRLPDVLRQLGESRNELACVVDEYGGFSGVVTVEDLAEELVGEITDEHDEDNPTYIPVEGDGVWEMSGEVHVDEVERSLGVDLPRGDYETIAGLVIAAHGGLPEKGAELDVELPLDLGELDPEQQVLHVRVLSVERHVPGRVRLELTGAATATDVATDTEDTTKEVTHD; encoded by the coding sequence GTGACCGACGTGCTCGCCCTGCTCCTCGGTGTCGTGGTGGTCCTCGCGATCACCGCGGCGACGGCCTACTTCGTGGCCCAGGAGTTCGCCTACATGTCGGTGGACCGCTCGGGCCTGGGGGCCCGTGCCGAGTCCGGTGACCCGGGCGCCGGACGCGCGCTCGCGGTCACGCGCCGCACCTCCTTCATGCTCTCCGGAGCCCAGCTCGGCATCACCGTCACGGGCCTGCTCGTGGGCTACGTCGCCGAACCCCTCATCGGGGAGTCCCTCGGGTCGCTCCTGGGCGGCGTCGGCATCCCCAGCGGGGTCGGCATCGCCGTGGGTGGCGTCGTGGCGCTCGTGTTCTCCACGTTCGTCCAGATGCTGTTCGGCGAGCTGTTCCCGAAGAACCTCGCCATCGCCAAGCCGGAACCGGTGGCGACCTGGCTGAGCCGTTCCACGCTGGCCTACCTCAAGGCGTTCGGCTGGCTCATCTGGTTCTTCGACCAGTCCTCCAACGCCCTGCTGCGCGCGCTGAAGATCGAACCCGTCCACGACGTCGAGCACGCCGCGACGCCGAAGGACCTCGAGGCGATCGTCGAGGAGTCCCGCGAGAGCGGTGACCTGCCCGACGACCTGGCCGTCCTTCTCGACCGCATCCTCGACTTCCCGCAGCAGGACGTCGAGCACGCGATGATCCCGCGTTCGCGCGTCGACACCGTCGACGAGTCCGCCGACCTCGGTCTCGTCCGCGCGCTCATGGCCGTCGGCCACTCGCGCTACCCGGTCCTCGCGGCCGGCTCGGGTGACGTCCTGGGCGTCGTCCACCTCGCCGACCTCCTCGCCACGCAGGAGGAGGACAGTGCGCCGGTGACCCGCATCATGCGGCCCGCGCTCGTCGTCTCGACGCTCACGCGGCTGCCGGACGTGCTGCGGCAGCTGGGGGAGTCGCGCAACGAGCTCGCCTGCGTCGTCGACGAGTACGGCGGGTTCTCCGGCGTCGTCACCGTCGAGGACCTCGCCGAGGAACTCGTCGGCGAGATCACCGACGAGCACGACGAGGACAACCCCACGTACATCCCCGTCGAGGGGGACGGCGTGTGGGAGATGTCCGGGGAGGTGCACGTCGACGAGGTCGAACGCTCGCTCGGCGTGGACCTGCCGCGCGGCGACTACGAGACGATCGCCGGTCTCGTCATCGCCGCCCACGGCGGGCTGCCCGAGAAGGGCGCCGAGCTCGACGTGGAACTCCCGCTCGACCTCGGCGAGCTCGACCCCGAGCAGCAGGTCCTGCACGTCCGGGTCCTGTCCGTCGAACGGCACGTGCCCGGCCGGGTGCGACTGGAACTGACCGGCGCCGCGACCGCGACCGACGTTGCCACCGACACGGAGGACACCACGAAGGAGGTGACGCATGACTGA
- a CDS encoding NmrA family NAD(P)-binding protein: MYVVTGATGQLGSRIVHSLLDRVPAERIGVSVRDAATAAHLAARGVRVRAADFLDPDALAGAFEGAERVLVVSAAIRDAAQAAQAHRAAVDAARAAGAERVLYTSHQAASRASQFSPARGHAATEEHLAAGGPFTALRNGFYATTVPYLLGDALTTGELTAPADGPVSWTGHDDLAEAAARTLLAENPAEGPTPPLTGPDALDLADVARVLTDVSGRPVRRVVVDDEQWLADQAAAGVPVGASEFTLGMFRASRAGEFSVVDPTLAELLGRPATPLRILLEAAVSGR, encoded by the coding sequence ATGTACGTCGTCACCGGTGCCACCGGCCAGCTCGGGTCGCGCATCGTCCACTCGCTCCTGGACCGGGTCCCCGCCGAGCGGATCGGCGTGAGCGTCCGCGACGCCGCGACGGCCGCCCACCTCGCCGCGCGGGGGGTCCGCGTGCGGGCGGCCGACTTCCTCGATCCCGACGCGCTGGCCGGCGCCTTCGAGGGCGCCGAGCGCGTGCTCGTCGTCTCCGCCGCGATCCGCGACGCGGCGCAGGCGGCGCAGGCCCACCGCGCCGCCGTCGACGCGGCTCGGGCGGCCGGCGCGGAGCGCGTCCTCTACACGAGCCACCAGGCGGCCTCGCGCGCCTCGCAGTTCAGCCCGGCCCGAGGTCACGCCGCGACGGAGGAGCACCTCGCCGCCGGCGGCCCGTTCACTGCGCTGCGCAACGGGTTCTACGCGACGACGGTGCCGTACCTGCTCGGCGACGCGCTCACGACGGGGGAGCTCACTGCCCCCGCCGACGGTCCGGTCTCGTGGACCGGGCACGACGACCTCGCGGAGGCGGCCGCGCGCACGCTGCTGGCCGAGAACCCGGCCGAGGGGCCCACGCCACCTCTCACCGGGCCCGATGCCCTGGACCTCGCCGACGTCGCAAGGGTGCTCACCGACGTCTCGGGTCGCCCGGTGCGCCGCGTCGTCGTGGACGACGAGCAGTGGCTGGCCGACCAGGCGGCGGCGGGAGTTCCGGTGGGCGCATCGGAGTTCACGCTCGGCATGTTCCGCGCGTCCCGCGCGGGGGAGTTCTCCGTCGTCGACCCGACCCTGGCCGAACTCCTCGGACGTCCCGCGACGCCGCTGCGGATCCTCCTGGAGGCCGCCGTCAGTGGGCGGTGA
- a CDS encoding aliphatic sulfonate ABC transporter substrate-binding protein: MLGLGLGGLALTAAACVQGESSSGSPAAAPASGSGGGDRVRLDYALYNPLSLVVREQKLLEDAGLTVQWEQSQGSNKANEFLRNGNLDLASTAGSAVLQARTNGSPVQTVEVYSQPEWTALVVGKDSTVTDVAGLRGKKIAATTGTDPYFFLQQALAQAGLSGTDVEILNIQHADGRAALERGDVDAWAGLDPNMAATELQAGSKLLYRNVDFNTYGVLNAREEFVQNSPDLVQQVVDAYAKARAWALANPADLATLYATTAQLSPEVAARVLERTTLDLDGVPGDAQRTVLSGIVPLMAATGDVPSEDAARKALDTLLVPEFAQKASAA; the protein is encoded by the coding sequence CTGCTCGGCCTCGGTCTCGGCGGTCTCGCGCTCACCGCGGCCGCCTGCGTCCAGGGCGAGTCGTCCTCCGGCAGCCCCGCCGCCGCGCCCGCATCGGGCTCGGGCGGTGGCGACCGCGTCCGCCTCGACTACGCGCTCTACAACCCGCTGAGCCTCGTGGTGCGGGAGCAGAAGCTGCTCGAGGACGCCGGGCTGACCGTCCAGTGGGAGCAGTCCCAGGGCAGCAACAAGGCCAACGAGTTCCTCCGCAACGGCAACCTCGACCTCGCCTCCACCGCGGGGTCGGCCGTGCTGCAGGCCCGCACGAACGGCTCCCCCGTGCAGACCGTCGAGGTCTACTCCCAGCCGGAGTGGACCGCGCTCGTCGTCGGCAAGGACTCGACGGTCACCGACGTCGCGGGTCTGCGCGGCAAGAAGATCGCCGCGACGACCGGCACCGACCCGTACTTCTTCCTGCAGCAGGCCCTCGCCCAGGCCGGGTTGTCCGGCACCGACGTCGAGATCCTCAACATCCAGCACGCCGACGGACGCGCCGCACTCGAACGCGGGGACGTCGACGCGTGGGCGGGCCTGGACCCGAACATGGCCGCGACCGAGCTCCAGGCGGGGTCGAAGCTGCTGTACCGCAACGTCGACTTCAACACCTACGGCGTGCTGAACGCACGCGAGGAGTTCGTGCAGAACTCCCCCGACCTCGTCCAGCAGGTCGTCGACGCGTACGCGAAGGCCCGTGCGTGGGCGCTGGCGAACCCCGCCGACCTCGCCACCCTCTACGCCACGACGGCGCAGTTGTCCCCGGAGGTGGCCGCCCGCGTGCTGGAGCGCACGACGCTCGACCTGGACGGGGTTCCGGGCGACGCGCAGCGGACCGTGCTGTCGGGGATCGTCCCGCTGATGGCCGCGACGGGCGACGTGCCGTCGGAGGACGCGGCGCGCAAGGCCCTCGACACGTTGCTCGTGCCGGAGTTCGCACAGAAGGCGAGCGCCGCGTGA
- a CDS encoding ABC transporter ATP-binding protein: MTLRGVSRSFGGRRVLAPLDLDLAAGSTVALVGASGCGKSTLLRLIAGLDTPTSGAVEVAGQPVRGVHPRTAVVFQEPRLLPWRDLAGNVAFGLPRGTDRAAGRAEVLRWLEVVGLEEFADHRPRRVSGGMAQRTALARALVRRPGVLLLDEPFAALDALTRLKMQDLLDDVQRSTGATVVFVTHDVDEALHLADRVLVLGRSDETGDGAGIVRDLAVDAPRPRDRADAATARLRVELLDLLGVPRSA, from the coding sequence GTGACCCTGCGCGGGGTCAGCCGCTCCTTCGGCGGCCGCCGGGTCCTCGCCCCGCTCGACCTCGACCTCGCCGCCGGCAGCACGGTGGCCCTCGTCGGCGCCTCCGGCTGCGGGAAGTCGACGCTGCTCCGCCTGATCGCCGGCCTCGACACCCCGACGTCGGGGGCGGTGGAGGTCGCCGGGCAGCCCGTCCGCGGCGTCCACCCGCGCACGGCCGTCGTGTTCCAGGAGCCGCGCCTGCTGCCGTGGCGCGACCTCGCCGGCAACGTCGCCTTCGGGTTGCCCCGCGGGACCGACCGCGCCGCAGGCCGGGCCGAGGTGCTGCGCTGGCTCGAGGTCGTCGGGCTCGAGGAGTTCGCCGACCACCGACCGCGCCGCGTCTCCGGCGGCATGGCCCAGCGGACAGCCCTGGCCCGCGCCCTCGTCCGCCGCCCCGGGGTGCTCCTGCTCGACGAGCCGTTCGCGGCGCTCGACGCGCTGACCCGGCTGAAGATGCAGGACCTCCTCGACGACGTGCAGCGCAGCACCGGCGCGACCGTCGTCTTCGTCACCCACGACGTCGACGAGGCCCTGCACCTCGCCGACCGGGTCCTCGTTCTCGGCCGTTCCGACGAGACCGGGGACGGTGCCGGCATCGTCCGTGACCTCGCCGTCGACGCCCCCCGCCCGCGCGACCGCGCCGACGCCGCCACGGCCCGGCTGCGTGTCGAACTGCTCGACCTGCTCGGCGTCCCGCGCTCCGCCTGA
- a CDS encoding TetR/AcrR family transcriptional regulator codes for MTVSTEDVERDGVRLRLIRVASSLLADKGTAAVTTRAVAQAAGMQAPAIYRLFGDKDGLLEAVAEHVMDGYVAEKSAHVAATESDPVADLHAGWTSHVEFGLANPALFRFLHDPERAPSPATEAGLEVLRTRVHRVAAAGRLRVSEARAVAMVHAAGTGAVTTLLAAPTADRDPGLADALWDAVSRAILTDGAPVEAGAARTVAFRATAAELPGLSDAEKSLLEEWLQRSIEAAQG; via the coding sequence GTGACCGTCTCCACCGAGGATGTCGAACGCGACGGCGTGCGCCTCCGCCTCATCCGCGTCGCCAGCAGCCTCCTGGCCGACAAGGGCACCGCGGCCGTCACCACCCGGGCCGTCGCACAGGCCGCCGGGATGCAGGCGCCGGCGATCTACCGGCTCTTCGGGGACAAGGACGGGCTTCTCGAAGCGGTCGCCGAGCACGTCATGGACGGCTACGTGGCGGAGAAGTCGGCCCACGTCGCCGCGACGGAGAGCGATCCAGTGGCGGACCTGCACGCCGGGTGGACGTCCCACGTGGAGTTCGGCCTCGCGAACCCCGCCCTCTTCCGGTTCCTGCACGACCCCGAGCGGGCCCCCTCCCCCGCCACCGAGGCGGGTCTGGAGGTGCTGCGGACTCGGGTGCACCGCGTCGCGGCCGCCGGACGGCTGCGGGTGAGCGAGGCCCGCGCCGTCGCGATGGTGCACGCCGCCGGGACCGGCGCCGTCACGACCCTGCTCGCCGCCCCGACCGCCGACCGCGACCCCGGCCTCGCCGACGCCCTGTGGGACGCGGTGTCGCGCGCCATCCTCACCGACGGGGCTCCCGTCGAGGCGGGTGCGGCGCGGACCGTCGCCTTCCGCGCCACCGCAGCGGAACTGCCGGGGCTGAGTGACGCCGAGAAGAGCCTGCTCGAGGAGTGGCTGCAGCGGTCGATCGAGGCCGCGCAGGGATGA